CTGCGTTATCGAGCGGGTGTGGAGGCGGACAACCTGATCGGCCTGCAGGAGTCGCTGTCGTTCAACTACGTCGGCACGGAAGACAGCAATGCGGTGGTGTTTTCCGCCGCCGCGCCGTACGGCTATCAGACTTTCAGCTATACGACGTCGATCTCCGAATATCAGCAGACCATCAGCGACGTCGCGCTGCTCCAGGGGCGCACCTTCAGTCAGATTCTCGGCTGGAACGACGTGCTGACACGCTCGCGTGCCGGGCGCACCAGCGTCGACGTGACGTTGACCAAAATGCGCACCGAACGCTCGCTGAACGGCATGGAACTGACGCCGCAGGATCTCACGGTGCTGCGCGTCGGCGTGAACGGTTTGCGCCGCTTCGTCGCGCACGATCAGCCGGCCGCCGCGACGTGGGACGTCGGCATCTCGCAGGGTCTGCCGTGGCTGTCCGCGAGTCACGACGGTTCCGACATCGACGAGAGCGATGCGCACAGCCAGTTCACGAAGCTCGATGCGACCGCCACGCTGCAAGTGTCGCTCGGCACGCTGGCGGGCACGCAATGGGGCTATCGGGCCACCTTGCGCGGACAGTACAGCCATGTCGCGCTATTCGGCAACGAGCAGATCTTTCTCGGCGGCATGGACTCGGTGCGCGGCTTCACCGAAGGCGGTATTGCCGGCGACTGCGGCTTCTATCTGCGCAACGAGGCCGCCTGGCAAAACGTGCCGGCGTGGCATGACGTGCAGCTGGAACCCTACGTTTTTCTCGACGGCGGCAAGTCGCACCTGGTCGCTCAGGGCGGCTGGCCGACGCTGATGGGCACCGGCGTCGGCACACGCCTGCAATGGCGTCACAACGCACGCACCGTCACCAGCGAGGTGCTGCTCGGGCAGGCCTTGCTCCAACCGGCCGCACTCGGCAAAAAAGCCACGGTGCTGCTCGCCACACTCAACTGGTCACTCTGAAGAGGTTCATATGAAACATCGTCCGTTTGCTGTCGGAATGCGTCGCGCTGCGCTGGTCGTCGCGCTGGGTCTGGGCGCGGGTGTGTTGCCGGCCGCTCAGGCAGCCAACAAACCGAGCCCGAAACCTTCCGCCGACAAGGCCGTCGATGCGGCCGGCGGTCCGCTGCCGGCCAATGCCGTGGCACGCGTGAACAACGTGCTGATCACGCAGGATCAACTCGACCAGGCCGTTCACGCGGTGAACGCGCCGGATACGCCGGCATTGCGCGCGTCGCTGAAGAATCAGCTGATCGCGCGCGAGTTGTTCCGCCAGGCTGCCGAGAAGCAGCACTACGAGTCGCGTCCGCAGGTCGCGGCCGCGGTCGAGCAGGCGAAGACGGCGGCGATGACCGCTGCGTATCTGCGCGACCAG
The sequence above is a segment of the Paraburkholderia sp. D15 genome. Coding sequences within it:
- a CDS encoding ShlB/FhaC/HecB family hemolysin secretion/activation protein, with translation MVRAVTRAISRSLKCGITRTVECAVKRRAPRLAHCTLAILAGTAAARGFAQTPPGLPNAGALAGLPFGSRAEQDPAQRLLQEQRDRQRRDEIQQPPAQIEVQQPPIANLPEGADVETLPDVEPLFKIDHIEFTGDTVLGKSALDAIAAPFIGKHLGRNRINLLLRRVTEAFIARGYITTRAYLGAQNLASGTLKINLVDGKVSAFTLNGHPLRPRDPNEPWYRTHGGGLLTDAGTAWAFADSSGDVLRLPDLEQGVDQINRLRRNQAEIQIMPGETPGDSVVAITNHYGDRVFCDLGIDNYGSSQTGTLRYRAGVEADNLIGLQESLSFNYVGTEDSNAVVFSAAAPYGYQTFSYTTSISEYQQTISDVALLQGRTFSQILGWNDVLTRSRAGRTSVDVTLTKMRTERSLNGMELTPQDLTVLRVGVNGLRRFVAHDQPAAATWDVGISQGLPWLSASHDGSDIDESDAHSQFTKLDATATLQVSLGTLAGTQWGYRATLRGQYSHVALFGNEQIFLGGMDSVRGFTEGGIAGDCGFYLRNEAAWQNVPAWHDVQLEPYVFLDGGKSHLVAQGGWPTLMGTGVGTRLQWRHNARTVTSEVLLGQALLQPAALGKKATVLLATLNWSL